The following DNA comes from Leptospira stimsonii.
ATGGCAGGTAAATTTTTCCAAAGAAGATCATTGGACGGTGACTACGAGAGATAACAAGTGGTCCGCGCAGTTCGAGCATACGGTTCTGGTTACCGAAAAAGGCTATGAAATTTTAACCGTATCGGGTTAATCTGGTGTCATGGAAACAGTACTTGGTTATCTGAGCACATTAGGTAAAGACGCGGTATTCTTCTTAATCAGTTTCGTTCTTTTTTATATCGGTAAAAAAATCAAAGACTGGATCGAACCAGGAGATCTCGACCATGAGATCATCATCAATAACAATACGGCGGTTTCCTCCGGACTCGCTGGGTATTATCTCGGGTTGACCTTGATTCTTCTCGTGATTCTATCTTCTCCCGGAGTCGATTTTGTTTCCGATTGTTTTCAAGTTCTATTCTACGGACTTCTCGGAATTCTACTCTTAAATCTTTCTTATTTTATCAACGATAAGGTAATATTCAGAGCTTTTGATTTTAACGAGTTGATTTATTCGGGGAAAAATGCGGCGGTTGGGACCGTTGTGTTCGGAAGTAGCATCGCTTCTTCGGTCATCATCGCGGCATCATTGAGCGGGGACAGTTCCGCACTTTCTCTTTCCGTTTGGAAGGACTGGGGAGTCTTAGAACCGATTCAAAAACTTTTGGATGGAACCGTCCTTGGAATCGTATTTTTCTCGATAGGCCAAATTGCACTCATTCTATTTACGTTTGCGTATCGTAAAATGATTCCGTATTCTTTAGATCTGGAACTGAAGGATCGAGAGAATCTCGCGGCGGGAATCTCGTATAGCGGCGCATTAATAGCACTTGGAATCATCATAGCAAGAGCC
Coding sequences within:
- a CDS encoding DUF350 domain-containing protein, with amino-acid sequence METVLGYLSTLGKDAVFFLISFVLFYIGKKIKDWIEPGDLDHEIIINNNTAVSSGLAGYYLGLTLILLVILSSPGVDFVSDCFQVLFYGLLGILLLNLSYFINDKVIFRAFDFNELIYSGKNAAVGTVVFGSSIASSVIIAASLSGDSSALSLSVWKDWGVLEPIQKLLDGTVLGIVFFSIGQIALILFTFAYRKMIPYSLDLELKDRENLAAGISYSGALIALGIIIARALHKDPVSMELTLFHIFLDFILGLIVIPAVRLLTDAVILPGSTLKEEISRDQNVGVGLLEAVVLISFAGILFYAV